Proteins encoded within one genomic window of Phototrophicus methaneseepsis:
- a CDS encoding ABC transporter permease has protein sequence MMYDLHIAWRNILNRPIQTIVPVWVVALAIALSVAVIALADGAEQGVVDASDPFGVLVIGSAGSGQQLVLSSVLLQGNPIGNIPYDVYESLEADPRIQLTVPLAFGDNVGGSRIIGTNENFFQLRRTQSSPPAFQIAQGRLFAEIEPDHEESEYQNEEDHHKGLYEAVLGAEAARRLKLTIGDRFLGTHGVGTGIAENIHAENPYTVVGILERTNTAYDAAVYTQLESVWHVHAHPDIPGSALIAESGASGQADEITAILVLPTGFIEQNQIVQEFYVDPTMQAAFPGQELGQLLQMLNQGQQILNIVGYLVLAIAGLTLFLSMYNAILTRRQSIAIMRSLGSSRANIFRVVIFETLIVSILGALIGRVLGYGLAYLIAEIFSQQSSIPVVIRILPNLEVLLWTLSLGVGLLAGVVPAMMAYRVNVVENLFPS, from the coding sequence ATGATGTATGATCTGCATATCGCCTGGCGCAATATCCTGAATCGCCCCATCCAGACGATCGTCCCCGTGTGGGTGGTCGCCCTGGCGATTGCGCTCTCAGTCGCTGTCATCGCCCTGGCAGATGGCGCAGAACAAGGCGTCGTCGATGCCAGTGATCCATTTGGGGTACTGGTGATTGGGTCTGCAGGCAGTGGACAACAACTGGTCTTGAGCAGTGTTCTCTTGCAGGGCAATCCCATTGGCAACATCCCCTATGATGTGTATGAATCCCTGGAAGCCGACCCACGCATCCAACTGACTGTACCCCTCGCTTTTGGAGATAATGTCGGCGGTTCGCGCATCATCGGCACCAACGAAAACTTCTTCCAATTACGCCGCACTCAATCATCTCCTCCGGCTTTTCAGATCGCTCAGGGTCGGCTTTTCGCGGAGATTGAGCCAGATCATGAAGAAAGCGAATACCAAAACGAAGAAGACCATCACAAGGGCCTCTATGAAGCCGTTTTAGGCGCAGAAGCGGCCCGACGGCTTAAGCTAACAATCGGAGATCGTTTCCTGGGGACCCATGGTGTCGGTACAGGAATAGCGGAAAATATCCATGCGGAAAATCCTTATACCGTTGTAGGCATCCTCGAACGGACAAACACAGCCTATGACGCCGCTGTCTATACACAGTTGGAAAGTGTCTGGCATGTTCATGCTCACCCGGACATCCCTGGTAGCGCCCTCATTGCGGAATCAGGCGCATCCGGCCAGGCAGATGAGATTACAGCGATACTCGTACTCCCCACAGGCTTTATTGAACAAAACCAGATTGTGCAAGAATTCTATGTGGACCCGACGATGCAAGCAGCTTTCCCAGGGCAAGAGCTCGGCCAACTGTTACAGATGCTCAACCAAGGCCAACAAATCCTAAATATTGTCGGCTATCTCGTCCTGGCGATTGCTGGCTTAACACTCTTTCTGTCCATGTATAACGCCATTCTCACACGCCGCCAGTCAATTGCCATTATGCGCAGCCTGGGCAGCAGCCGCGCCAATATCTTCCGTGTAGTGATCTTTGAAACGTTGATTGTCTCCATCCTGGGTGCGCTTATCGGGCGTGTGCTCGGTTATGGCTTAGCTTATCTCATCGCGGAGATATTTAGCCAGCAGTCGAGCATCCCGGTAGTGATACGCATTCTGCCGAATTTAGAGGTATTGCTATGGACTCTATCACTGGGTGTTGGCTTGCTCGCGGGGGTGGTTCCGGCCATGATGGCCTATCGCGTCAATGTGGTGGAAAACTTGTTTCCATCTTAG
- a CDS encoding alkaline phosphatase, giving the protein MRLLRGAVIAVLSALLLILPTVAQDAPEVIILPVDGAQFLPGALFDVRVEVHAEELPDDFAVTINGEDVLGNAELTSWTAEESLLGIATQAATWRDVTYTEPGDYTVEVVAGGETHTVTWTVREPGMGGAKNVILFIADGGSVAVNTATRLISRGMTEGTYNDRLAFETWSELGLISTSGLDSIITDSANSASAYNTGHKSAVNATGVYPDTSVDPHDDPQVETFASMVKRVLGMSVGIVTTAEYVDATPAAVWAHGRQRNNATRSDYALQIIGDGLMAGRIPELLPEVILGGGADYLLPQTVDGSTRGDDIDVLAAYEEAGYTVVEDADGLSSIMEETPAMLAGFFHSGNMDVWLDRNVYTDNVTTFPNQPGLEEMTLAALEVLSQNENGFYLEVEGASVDKQLHPMDFDRAVADMIELDRTIAATMEWLEANGMLEDTLLVFVPDHAHSFDVYGTVDVEAFNAAEDVLGRRFAIRTYAAAGYPTYTDEDGDYFPDAWDVNITLAWGKVDNPLYTEDYQVSPVPRTPSIRDENGNYIPNPDDDPNGIPLGGNLDPASSTSVHTLQDVPVWANGPGAEYFGGSHENIEIFFGMANALGLNPAASE; this is encoded by the coding sequence ATGCGTTTGCTACGTGGGGCTGTCATTGCAGTATTATCTGCCTTGTTGCTCATCCTGCCGACGGTTGCTCAAGACGCACCTGAGGTCATCATCCTGCCAGTTGACGGAGCTCAATTCCTGCCTGGTGCCTTGTTTGATGTTCGTGTAGAAGTTCATGCAGAAGAACTCCCCGATGACTTCGCCGTAACGATTAACGGCGAAGACGTGCTGGGAAATGCCGAATTGACCAGTTGGACGGCTGAAGAAAGCCTGCTCGGTATCGCCACACAAGCAGCAACATGGCGCGATGTGACTTACACAGAACCCGGTGATTACACTGTCGAAGTCGTTGCAGGTGGTGAAACACACACTGTAACCTGGACCGTGCGTGAACCCGGTATGGGCGGTGCAAAGAACGTCATTCTCTTCATTGCTGATGGTGGCTCGGTTGCTGTGAATACAGCCACACGCCTGATTTCCCGCGGCATGACCGAAGGCACATATAATGATCGCCTCGCCTTCGAAACATGGAGCGAACTGGGTTTGATCAGCACCTCCGGCCTGGATAGCATCATCACCGATAGTGCCAACAGCGCCAGCGCCTATAACACAGGCCACAAGAGTGCTGTCAATGCAACCGGTGTCTACCCGGATACCTCAGTTGATCCGCATGATGACCCACAGGTTGAAACATTCGCCAGCATGGTCAAGCGTGTTCTGGGCATGTCCGTGGGCATTGTTACCACTGCGGAATATGTGGATGCTACCCCGGCGGCTGTTTGGGCCCATGGTCGTCAGCGGAATAACGCCACTCGCTCAGACTACGCCCTGCAAATCATCGGTGATGGTCTGATGGCTGGCCGCATCCCGGAACTACTGCCGGAAGTCATTCTTGGTGGTGGCGCTGATTATCTGCTGCCGCAGACGGTAGATGGCTCTACACGCGGTGATGATATCGACGTGCTGGCTGCCTACGAAGAAGCGGGTTATACCGTTGTCGAAGATGCAGATGGCCTCAGCAGCATAATGGAAGAGACACCGGCCATGCTCGCTGGCTTCTTCCACAGTGGCAACATGGACGTCTGGCTGGATCGTAACGTCTACACCGATAACGTCACAACCTTCCCCAACCAGCCCGGGCTGGAAGAAATGACCCTGGCCGCTCTGGAAGTCCTGAGCCAGAACGAAAACGGCTTCTACCTGGAAGTCGAAGGGGCCAGCGTCGATAAGCAATTGCATCCGATGGACTTCGACCGTGCCGTTGCCGACATGATCGAACTGGACCGCACCATTGCAGCGACCATGGAATGGCTTGAAGCAAACGGTATGCTGGAAGATACTCTGCTTGTCTTCGTGCCAGATCACGCCCATTCCTTCGATGTCTACGGCACTGTTGACGTAGAAGCCTTCAACGCCGCTGAAGATGTCTTGGGCCGCCGCTTTGCTATCCGCACCTATGCCGCTGCTGGTTACCCCACCTACACGGACGAAGATGGCGATTACTTCCCGGATGCGTGGGATGTCAATATCACCCTGGCATGGGGCAAGGTTGATAACCCACTCTACACGGAAGACTACCAGGTCAGCCCGGTACCGCGCACGCCAAGCATCCGTGATGAAAACGGTAACTACATCCCGAACCCGGATGACGACCCCAATGGCATTCCTCTCGGTGGCAACCTGGACCCAGCCAGCTCCACCAGCGTTCACACACTCCAGGATGTTCCAGTCTGGGCCAATGGCCCCGGCGCGGAATACTTCGGCGGTAGCCACGAAAATATCGAAATCTTCTTCGGTATGGCAAACGCCCTGGGTTTGAACCCTGCTGCTAGCGAATAA
- a CDS encoding TIGR00341 family protein has product MMMALLNPIFQSNEPLSVIWTAQTTLIPVANPQIAPALIQLARRMMLNTGGHIIVLHIVPQDDEVTLAISPAYRAAVENVIDTDDRISAEFITHSAPTTEEGILEIATQFKVDLILLGLSYSVRGQVELGRVVETVAECAPCNVAVLRGHADADIDRVVVPVGGSIASKVILEMGIRLADGFNLPVEAQHIYSRGSERDARGHVADLLTRIPSGEKVPINVMRGIKVADSVLAATNENDMLIVGFSERTALEKWLYGNIPQRILDRARGPVLMVSRAIDDSVNPKRVQVKRRANWTRPALTDTEQEQIVWMAKDSVLPDLDYIVLLSVAAVIATLGLLMSSSAVIIGAMLVAPLMQPIISLAVGLCTARINLMRQALVTIVLSALGVLAIGFTSGVLLSATVVTKEMLGRAYPSPLDAGVALAAGFIGAYATARKDIPAALAGVAIAAALVPPICTAGVSLSLGEWRVAIGAALLFVTNLVSITLVGAVVFYWAGLRPTRLKNAERRRRYAIILSSILLVFFMIGGLLNITNQPGVEKISEEKLQTIFAPAEIIGLDIRQQDPLMVVATVRTADEISPETVKMAQVMLSDDLEKPALLRIIVQRVIDSSDWE; this is encoded by the coding sequence ATGATGATGGCTTTGCTCAATCCCATCTTCCAATCCAATGAGCCGCTGTCAGTTATCTGGACAGCGCAAACGACTTTAATCCCTGTGGCAAATCCTCAGATTGCTCCTGCTTTAATCCAACTGGCGCGGCGCATGATGCTGAACACAGGCGGGCACATCATTGTTTTACACATTGTGCCTCAGGATGACGAAGTCACATTAGCAATTAGTCCGGCGTACCGAGCCGCTGTCGAAAATGTCATTGATACGGATGACCGTATTTCTGCTGAATTCATAACGCATTCAGCCCCTACCACTGAAGAGGGTATTTTAGAAATTGCAACACAGTTCAAAGTCGATTTAATTCTGCTTGGCCTGAGCTATTCTGTTCGGGGGCAGGTTGAGTTAGGTCGTGTGGTGGAAACTGTCGCAGAATGTGCGCCATGTAATGTCGCTGTTTTGCGCGGACATGCTGATGCAGATATTGACCGAGTAGTGGTGCCTGTTGGTGGGTCGATTGCGTCGAAGGTTATCCTTGAAATGGGCATTCGGCTAGCGGACGGCTTTAATTTGCCTGTAGAGGCGCAGCATATCTACAGCCGGGGTAGCGAACGGGATGCTCGCGGCCATGTCGCAGATTTGCTCACACGCATTCCCTCTGGCGAAAAGGTGCCTATCAATGTGATGCGTGGCATCAAGGTTGCGGATAGCGTCCTCGCTGCGACCAATGAAAATGATATGCTCATCGTTGGTTTTTCTGAGCGAACTGCTTTAGAAAAGTGGCTCTATGGCAATATCCCCCAGCGGATTTTAGACCGCGCACGTGGGCCTGTTCTGATGGTTTCCAGGGCGATTGATGATTCTGTGAATCCGAAGCGCGTGCAGGTCAAGCGACGTGCGAACTGGACGCGACCTGCACTGACAGATACGGAACAAGAGCAAATCGTTTGGATGGCGAAGGATAGTGTGCTGCCAGACCTGGACTATATTGTTCTGTTGTCTGTAGCGGCTGTGATTGCAACACTTGGCTTGCTGATGAGCAGCTCAGCGGTGATTATTGGGGCGATGCTGGTAGCGCCATTGATGCAGCCGATCATTTCACTTGCTGTGGGGTTATGTACCGCGCGGATTAATCTGATGCGACAGGCCCTGGTGACGATTGTTTTAAGTGCCCTGGGCGTGTTGGCAATAGGCTTTACATCTGGCGTTCTGCTTTCAGCGACGGTCGTCACGAAAGAAATGCTTGGGCGGGCTTATCCATCTCCCTTAGATGCAGGTGTGGCCCTGGCCGCTGGTTTTATCGGTGCCTATGCAACAGCTCGTAAGGATATTCCTGCGGCGCTTGCTGGTGTCGCTATTGCGGCAGCCCTGGTACCCCCTATATGTACTGCGGGTGTGAGCTTATCGCTAGGGGAGTGGCGTGTTGCGATTGGTGCTGCATTGCTCTTTGTCACGAACCTGGTATCTATTACGCTTGTTGGGGCAGTTGTCTTCTATTGGGCTGGTCTACGACCAACGCGCCTAAAAAATGCCGAGCGTCGCCGCCGCTATGCCATTATCCTGAGCAGTATCTTGCTGGTATTTTTTATGATCGGTGGTTTGCTCAATATCACCAATCAGCCAGGCGTTGAGAAGATATCTGAAGAAAAGCTCCAGACGATTTTCGCACCTGCTGAAATTATAGGTCTGGATATCCGCCAACAAGACCCGCTAATGGTAGTAGCTACCGTTCGGACCGCTGACGAAATCTCCCCGGAAACTGTTAAAATGGCCCAGGTGATGCTAAGCGATGATCTGGAAAAGCCTGCTTTACTACGCATCATCGTACAACGTGTGATTGATAGTAGTGACTGGGAGTAA
- a CDS encoding ABC transporter ATP-binding protein yields the protein MLRLDKLKHIYNNTSQTPRQILDIPEWELEPGQQVLLRGVSGSGKTSLFNIIAGLMQPTAGRIWFEGTDLYKLGEAQRDHFRAQHIGYVFQNHYLLPTLTTLENVIMPMMFARALPAQVRKERATVMLQQVGLQDHLDHRPARLSTGQRMRVAVARALVNQPALVLADEPTASLDSASAQSTMNLIQDVCQKANAILIVASHDPALFARFPQIVDLKEGHLQRNNEITEEITTP from the coding sequence ATGCTGCGACTCGACAAGCTGAAACATATCTACAACAACACATCACAAACCCCACGCCAGATCCTCGACATCCCAGAATGGGAACTTGAACCGGGTCAACAAGTCTTACTGCGCGGCGTTAGCGGCAGTGGCAAGACAAGCCTCTTCAACATCATTGCCGGACTGATGCAGCCAACGGCTGGACGCATCTGGTTTGAAGGTACTGATCTATATAAACTGGGCGAAGCTCAGCGCGATCACTTTCGGGCGCAGCACATCGGCTATGTCTTCCAGAATCATTATCTGCTGCCGACCCTGACCACGTTGGAAAATGTCATCATGCCTATGATGTTCGCCCGCGCGCTGCCAGCACAAGTACGCAAAGAGCGCGCAACGGTAATGCTACAACAAGTTGGCTTGCAAGATCATCTGGATCACCGTCCTGCCCGCCTGAGTACAGGCCAGCGCATGCGCGTCGCTGTGGCCCGTGCGCTGGTGAATCAACCCGCGCTGGTTCTCGCCGATGAACCAACCGCCTCACTAGATAGCGCCAGCGCACAAAGCACCATGAACTTAATTCAGGATGTGTGCCAAAAGGCGAATGCCATCTTGATCGTCGCCAGCCATGATCCGGCCCTGTTCGCTCGTTTCCCACAGATTGTTGATTTAAAAGAGGGGCATTTGCAGCGTAACAACGAAATCACAGAAGAAATCACAACGCCATGA
- a CDS encoding TlpA family protein disulfide reductase, with the protein MAGCNANEPQVTTYRIEQAPPTATEEPFYAWDFTLTTLDDTIVTLSDLRGQWVIINFWATWCEPCQQEIPFLNDLHTSQPDLVVLGVNVREEKALVQQFAHEYALAFPILLHPDDQMLINYNVMGLPQTLLVDPTGIVKLRQFGPLDIETFKAELFPQMRDT; encoded by the coding sequence TTGGCCGGCTGTAACGCGAATGAGCCACAGGTAACAACTTACAGAATAGAACAAGCACCCCCCACAGCCACAGAAGAACCGTTTTATGCCTGGGACTTCACACTAACAACACTTGATGACACCATAGTGACGCTGAGTGACCTACGCGGGCAATGGGTTATCATCAACTTCTGGGCGACATGGTGCGAACCCTGCCAGCAGGAAATACCATTTCTCAACGACTTGCACACATCCCAACCGGACCTCGTCGTGCTTGGCGTCAACGTGCGAGAAGAAAAAGCGCTTGTACAGCAGTTCGCCCATGAATACGCCTTAGCCTTCCCTATTCTTCTTCACCCAGATGACCAGATGCTCATCAATTACAATGTCATGGGGCTACCTCAGACTCTACTCGTTGATCCAACAGGCATCGTCAAATTACGCCAATTCGGTCCTCTAGACATAGAGACCTTCAAAGCAGAGTTATTCCCACAAATGAGGGATACGTAG
- a CDS encoding BTAD domain-containing putative transcriptional regulator — protein sequence MSVLRIQLLAGRPIVDLDGKNLDIPEASLDLLIYLALENKPSYDRDHLTQVLYESLTDANKESFRKHALHSLSKSVRDLCIKAERTTLSYDGSQVWIDVQEFIALSDVTAEQKTLAARKRVHTSLKQAYDLYQEDFLQDYGLSSKRRGLKPWMQKHYDALRSRFHQLLEKLIQNEITFGNYEAALKYAVRWHESLPTANLPLQYLIWLSAHTQRHTQMLQYWDILTEVELNDSNIIGYPSVGWKQLFDRGVQPELGVLKLDTVARVNIHDLKIWAGGIVIGRDAELETVFEALFTKHTASVLTVSGEQGMGKSEFARAVGFACQRGKLVDRTIYIKMTFKTDFEDLLNTIALKADKSPIVALDYRNKYLSIENLLDEGDYLLVLDQQESGQVFDHEMQSRIKLLSEHVPTIVCTYEAWNDTFDVALQPISSPEIVARIFSKYMEQEKSIGDDVSIHAHRLLNVTQGKPLSLRILASSIRAYKLSIADAIAQVEGTVSENPLMAWCWQLLEGRMKFVLAMILQFDPLEGPQLADLDRMEDRLSKIELELMLKKLGQIGIIDYEEGRYQIHPLTRTYLRALDAQNLPSHESYKEYLRSQFCRIEFGYLEMYSNQFELLDQHYRNILRAFDFCFELDAVGISRINRFVPYLIARGQYYFARRLLSGAETTLSEVDVEMQAELLLNIAKLDVKQGEFEDAGMHLQSALEQAESTQSVSLLAGIHEQLGIIIRKSYPIEQSRRHLEMAKQYARQSGDLSILCTVLANLGSTEIFDNKFDQASVYVEESLELARQVNNPHVELYSVTALGVIRLELVDFEAAFDYFLQAQTLSAQIGNFERQGYINLNLGITSFYLGRFHDARLHLNRASDIAERLQHQELIANIARSMGRVEAAEHYRVRAEASFKRALILSSRLVSSRLAVDFAIDLAKLEFQYHNWADAQRYAKHALDSAVKLDVAFLIAEALYCLSIIVLAQEWIIGPDDTEETVGRLKALLGDQIAQLKDCSITRFHLDRTAFFFQYGLDNFPELHHFRVVDALVELLEID from the coding sequence ATGTCAGTTCTAAGAATACAACTGCTGGCCGGTAGGCCTATCGTTGACTTGGATGGTAAAAACCTGGATATCCCAGAAGCTTCCTTAGATTTACTCATCTATCTGGCGCTTGAAAATAAACCAAGCTATGATCGCGATCACTTAACTCAGGTTCTTTATGAGAGCCTGACAGATGCAAATAAGGAAAGCTTTCGTAAGCACGCCCTTCATAGCTTGTCGAAATCGGTTAGGGATTTATGCATTAAAGCAGAGCGCACAACGCTTAGCTATGATGGCAGCCAGGTTTGGATCGATGTACAGGAATTTATTGCCTTATCAGATGTGACAGCTGAACAAAAGACGCTTGCAGCACGAAAGCGTGTACATACCTCACTGAAGCAAGCTTATGATTTATATCAAGAAGATTTCTTGCAAGATTACGGCTTAAGCTCTAAGCGACGTGGCCTCAAGCCCTGGATGCAAAAGCACTATGATGCCCTTAGGTCACGTTTTCACCAGTTACTTGAAAAGCTCATCCAGAATGAGATTACTTTTGGCAATTATGAGGCTGCGCTCAAGTATGCGGTTCGTTGGCATGAGAGCTTGCCAACCGCGAATTTGCCACTGCAATATTTGATCTGGTTATCTGCGCATACGCAGCGTCATACGCAAATGCTGCAATATTGGGATATCCTGACTGAAGTTGAATTAAACGACTCCAACATCATAGGTTACCCTTCTGTAGGCTGGAAGCAGCTCTTTGATCGTGGCGTTCAGCCTGAATTGGGTGTTCTCAAGCTGGATACAGTGGCACGGGTCAATATCCATGATCTGAAAATCTGGGCCGGTGGCATTGTTATTGGGCGTGATGCTGAGCTTGAAACTGTTTTTGAGGCCTTGTTTACAAAACATACAGCGTCTGTATTGACGGTTTCTGGCGAGCAGGGGATGGGTAAGTCTGAGTTTGCCAGAGCTGTTGGCTTTGCTTGTCAGCGTGGTAAGCTCGTTGATCGAACGATCTACATTAAGATGACGTTCAAAACAGATTTTGAAGATTTGCTCAATACAATTGCTTTAAAAGCGGATAAATCGCCAATTGTGGCACTGGATTATCGGAACAAGTATCTGAGCATTGAGAATCTGCTGGATGAAGGTGATTATTTACTCGTTCTTGATCAACAAGAATCCGGTCAAGTTTTTGATCATGAGATGCAAAGCCGTATTAAGTTGCTGAGTGAGCATGTCCCAACGATTGTTTGTACTTATGAAGCCTGGAATGATACCTTCGATGTGGCGCTTCAGCCTATTTCATCGCCTGAGATCGTTGCTCGCATCTTCTCAAAATACATGGAGCAGGAAAAAAGCATTGGCGATGATGTTTCCATCCATGCTCACAGGTTGCTGAACGTCACCCAGGGTAAACCGCTTTCATTGAGGATATTGGCTAGTAGTATCCGTGCTTATAAGTTATCCATTGCAGATGCAATCGCACAGGTTGAAGGGACTGTATCGGAAAATCCCTTGATGGCATGGTGCTGGCAACTGCTGGAAGGACGCATGAAGTTCGTTCTTGCTATGATTTTGCAATTTGATCCATTGGAGGGCCCCCAACTCGCGGATTTGGACCGCATGGAAGATCGGCTATCGAAAATCGAACTTGAACTCATGCTCAAAAAATTAGGTCAAATCGGCATCATTGATTATGAAGAAGGCCGTTATCAGATACATCCTCTGACGCGTACGTATTTGCGCGCATTAGATGCCCAAAATTTGCCAAGCCATGAATCCTATAAGGAATACTTACGATCGCAATTTTGCCGGATTGAATTTGGCTATTTAGAAATGTATTCAAACCAGTTTGAGTTGCTGGACCAGCATTATCGTAACATATTGCGCGCTTTCGATTTTTGCTTTGAGTTGGATGCTGTTGGTATTAGCCGCATTAACCGCTTTGTCCCATATTTGATCGCACGTGGACAGTATTATTTTGCGCGCCGCTTGTTAAGTGGGGCTGAGACGACGCTATCTGAAGTTGATGTGGAAATGCAAGCTGAATTGCTGCTTAACATTGCTAAGCTCGATGTTAAGCAGGGTGAATTTGAAGATGCTGGCATGCATTTGCAGAGCGCTCTAGAACAGGCTGAATCTACTCAGTCAGTGAGTTTATTGGCTGGTATCCATGAGCAATTGGGTATCATCATCAGGAAAAGCTATCCTATAGAGCAGTCTCGCCGTCATCTGGAGATGGCAAAACAGTATGCGCGCCAGAGTGGTGATCTAAGCATTCTCTGCACTGTTTTAGCGAATCTTGGCTCGACAGAAATATTTGATAACAAGTTTGACCAAGCAAGTGTCTATGTGGAGGAAAGTCTCGAGCTTGCGCGCCAAGTAAACAACCCACATGTCGAGCTCTATTCAGTGACGGCCCTTGGTGTGATTCGGTTGGAACTTGTCGACTTTGAGGCCGCGTTCGATTACTTCTTGCAGGCGCAAACTTTATCTGCGCAGATTGGTAACTTTGAACGGCAGGGCTATATTAATTTGAACCTGGGGATTACAAGTTTTTATTTGGGGCGATTTCATGATGCGCGACTTCATCTTAACCGTGCCTCAGATATCGCCGAACGACTACAGCACCAAGAACTGATTGCCAATATTGCGCGTAGTATGGGACGTGTAGAAGCTGCTGAACATTATCGTGTCCGCGCTGAAGCCTCATTTAAGCGCGCTCTGATCCTCTCGTCTCGGTTGGTTTCTTCCAGGCTTGCGGTCGATTTTGCAATTGACTTAGCTAAACTCGAATTCCAGTACCATAACTGGGCTGATGCACAGCGTTATGCCAAGCATGCTCTGGATAGCGCTGTTAAGCTAGATGTTGCTTTTTTAATTGCAGAGGCGTTGTATTGTTTGAGTATTATTGTATTGGCGCAGGAATGGATTATAGGGCCTGACGATACTGAAGAGACAGTAGGACGGTTAAAGGCTTTACTCGGGGACCAGATTGCGCAATTAAAAGATTGCTCGATTACACGTTTCCATCTAGATAGAACGGCTTTCTTCTTTCAATATGGATTGGATAACTTCCCTGAACTACATCACTTTCGTGTTGTCGATGCACTTGTGGAATTGTTGGAAATAGATTGA
- a CDS encoding aldo/keto reductase, which produces MEYRQLGPAGVRVSVIGIGTNQFGGKVPASTVADIIDEAVDLGVNFIDTADVYAGKESEKTLGNALKGKWDQFIVATKGFNATGEGTNDKGSSRYHIIKAVEDSLQRLQTDHIDLYQMHRWDVNTPIEETLRVLDDLVSSGKIRYIGASNYASWQLAKSNLLAEFRGWEPFITVQSHYHMLEREVEKEVIPYCIENNVGFIPYFPLAGGFLTGKYTRSEGAPAGSRGENSPYVQAYMTDENFTILEKLTTWAEEHGHTMVELAHAWLLAQPQVCSVISGVTKIEQLRSNAAAAAWSLTADEAKEVTSILDGADAD; this is translated from the coding sequence ATGGAATATCGTCAATTAGGGCCAGCAGGTGTACGCGTATCTGTCATAGGTATCGGTACCAATCAATTTGGTGGGAAAGTTCCAGCTTCTACGGTGGCAGATATCATCGACGAGGCTGTTGATTTAGGTGTTAACTTCATCGATACGGCTGATGTGTATGCTGGTAAAGAATCCGAGAAGACGCTGGGGAATGCCCTGAAGGGGAAATGGGACCAGTTTATTGTTGCGACAAAGGGCTTCAATGCGACGGGTGAGGGTACCAATGATAAAGGTTCATCACGGTATCACATTATTAAAGCCGTCGAAGATAGCTTACAGCGACTGCAAACGGATCATATTGATTTGTATCAGATGCATCGTTGGGATGTGAATACGCCTATTGAAGAAACATTGCGTGTGCTGGATGATCTGGTTAGCAGTGGCAAGATTCGCTATATCGGTGCTTCTAACTATGCATCATGGCAGCTTGCAAAATCGAATTTGCTGGCGGAATTCCGTGGATGGGAGCCTTTTATCACGGTTCAATCGCATTATCACATGCTCGAACGAGAAGTTGAAAAGGAGGTTATTCCTTACTGTATAGAGAATAATGTAGGGTTCATCCCATACTTTCCATTGGCAGGTGGCTTTTTGACGGGCAAGTATACGCGTAGTGAAGGCGCTCCGGCGGGTTCTCGTGGCGAAAATAGCCCCTATGTCCAGGCTTATATGACCGATGAGAATTTTACCATCTTGGAAAAACTCACCACCTGGGCTGAAGAACATGGACATACGATGGTGGAACTCGCTCATGCCTGGTTATTGGCTCAGCCGCAGGTATGCTCTGTGATTTCCGGCGTGACGAAGATTGAGCAGCTTCGATCCAATGCTGCGGCTGCCGCATGGTCTTTAACGGCAGACGAAGCTAAAGAGGTAACCTCAATCCTCGATGGGGCTGACGCGGACTAA